A single region of the Liolophura sinensis isolate JHLJ2023 chromosome 9, CUHK_Ljap_v2, whole genome shotgun sequence genome encodes:
- the LOC135475693 gene encoding protein-S-isoprenylcysteine O-methyltransferase-like, whose protein sequence is MANGLLVLNPESRCSLWSFLSGSAVCAVPLVSGLSSDLSVLWKDYWKQIIVCYGVVQNASLFAVYCRRGKLYQVAVRAGGLGLTFGLGILVSLSNTTFINFGWYITMLSFFHWSEYFVTAISNPKTLSVESFLLNHSLEYKLAAMASWVEYWVEWYFVPGLKTFRYVSLVGLALVIGGELMRKAGMLTAKTNFNHYVQRYKKDGHELVTRGVYNFVRHPAYVGWFYWSIGTQLVLINPLCLPGYAVASWRFFRERIQEEEIYLLNFFGEDYVCYQKKTGTGLPFIHGYRGEL, encoded by the exons ATGGCAAACGGATTGCTTGTACTGAATCCGGAAAGTCGCTGTAGTTTATGGAGTTTTCTGAGTGGTTCTGCAGTTTGTGCCGTACCACTAGTCTCCGGTCTGTCAAGCGATCTATCTGTCCTCTGGAAAGATTACTGGAAGCAGATAATCGTTTGTTATGGCGTTGTACAGAACGCCTCTCTTTTCGCTGTTTACTGCCGTCGCGGAAAATTGTACcag GTTGCTGTCCGTGCAGGTGGGCTAGGCCTTACGTTTGGACTGGGCATCTTAGTTAGTCTGTCTAATACAACATTCATCAACTTTGGTTGGTATATAACTATGCTGAGCTTTTTCCATTGGTCAGAGTATTTTGTCACTGCCATATCAAATCCAAAAACTTTGTCCGTGGAGTCGTTTCTTCTTAATCATAGCCTGGAGTACAAGTTGGCTGCAATGGCTAGCTGGGTGGAATACTGGGTGGAGTGGTATTTTGTTCCAG GTTTGAAGACATTCCGCTATGTGAGTTTAGTTGGGTTAGCCCTAGTGATAGGTGGTGAGCTGATGCGTAAAGCTGGTATGCTGACTGCCAAGACAAACTTTAACCACTATGTCCAGAGGTACAAGAAGGATGGCCATGAATTAGTGACAAGAGGAGTGTACAATTTTGTAAGACATCCTGCCTATGTCGGCTGGTTCTACTGGAGCATTGGTACACAG CTGGTTCTTATCAATCCACTGTGTTTGCCAGGCTATGCGGTGGCCTCATGGAGGTTCTTCAGAGAACGAATACAAGAGGAAGAAATTTACCtgcttaatttttttggtgAAGATTATGTATGTTACCAGAAGAAAACTGGAACTGGCTTGCCTTTTATCCACGGGTACCGCGGCGAGTTATGA
- the LOC135475694 gene encoding endoglucanase 4-like has product MTISRTWEGHFYGEFTLSASTATDDWRVHLIFNVPISNLEASEGIYVSHVRDGVEWSVSGKFSWSQVGDNEYIPISIEGDYDLYDAADDDIWGTAMVEAPEVDDYGYSQADPVVFISSTQTQFVTQTLPVVPPTAFSDSSVPVATPAPSGITENFPQDTESNDLSPFTTQLTTVAAPTTRQPTAAIGTTIPTAGDFQTAQPTTEAIQTTQPTSAGFHSSQSTTAGFESPQSTAAGFVTTQPPAGDSTTTKPPAVYAPTSQPPADGFIPTQPPANGFIPTQPPVDGFVSNQPPAGDFVQTQPPMAVFQTSQPPAAAFQSTQSTPVPFRTTRPTVPAVKTTTSFLWSGPKSCERLVKVTQPPGSPRKYDYPLALAYSLLFYEAQRSGKLPEDSRIPWRGDSALGDGQDEGLDLTGGWYDAGDNVKFGFPMASSTTVLLWGLLQWPDAYEATGQLEHMYDNVKWPLDYLIKCHTAPDELYVQVGDAELDHQYWGRPEDMYMERPSFKINATYPGSDVAAETAAAMAAGSIAFRKRDPAYADLLLAHAEELYKFANKHRGLYTDSVPEASIFYESSHYFDEIAWAACWLYKATWKEKYLTEAVDLYPAAVNVLPWAFSWDDKRIGVEALLWNLTQDPKYQYDMEYALRKWLPGGGWNYTTKGLAYLHRWGSLRYAENGAFIALMVADYGLSPDTYRPWAMAEMHYALGDSGQSFVVGFGENSPKNPHHRASSCPDMPAPCGWETFNTTRDNPQPLCGALVGGPDENDFYKDDRKDYVSSEVACDYNAGYQSALAGKLEGAS; this is encoded by the exons ATGACTATCAGCAGGACGTGGGAAGGCCACTTCTATGGAGAGTTCACACTCTCCGCCAGCACAGCCACAGATGACTGGAGAGTACATCTCATCTTCAACGTCCCGATTTCAAACCTTGAA GCTAGCGAAGGCATCTATGTATCTCATGTGAGGGACGGAGTGGAGTGGTCTGTCTCCGGCAAATTCTCCTGGTCTCAGGTGGGGGATAATGAATATATCCCCATCAGCATTGAGGGTGACTACGACTTGTACGACGCTGCCGATGACGATATCTGGGGTACAGCCATGGTAGAAGCCCCTGAAGTAGACGATTATGGGTATTCCCAAGCCGACCCAGTCGTCTTCATCTCAAGCACTCAAACCCAATTTGTCACACAAACTTTGCCCGTAGTTCCACCAACTGCATTTAGTGATTCGTCCGTACCTGTGGCCACACCAGCTCCAAGTGGTATCACAGAGAATTTTCCACAAGACACGGAATCCAACGATCTGTCTCCTTTCACCACTCAGTTAACAACCGTAGCCGCACCAACGACTCGTCAACCAACGGCAGCCATTGGAACGACCATTCCTACAGCAGGTGATTTCCAAACGGCTCAGCCAACCACAGAAGCCATTCAAACTACTCAGCCAACTTCAGCTGGATTTCATTCCAGTCAATCGACAACTGCAGGATTTGAGTCACCCCAGTCAACTGCAGCAGGCTTTGTAACGACTCAACCGCCTGCAGGCGACTCAACGACGACTAAACCACCGGCAGTTTACGCCCCCACGTCTCAACCTCCTGCAGATGGCTTTATCCCTACCCAGCCACCTGCAAATGGCTTTATTCCAACTCAACCACCTGTTGATGGCTTTGTTTCAAATCAACCGCCTGCAGGGGACTTTGTCCAGACTCAGCCGCCTATGGCGGTTTTCCAAACGAGTCAGCCACCTGCTGCTGCTTTTCAGTCTACCCAATCTACACCAGTCCCATTTCGAACGACGCGACCGACGGTACCAGCcgtcaaaacaacaacatcatttcTTTGGAGTGGACCCAAAAGTTGCGAACGCCTGGTTAAAGTCACTCAACCTC CCGGCTCACCCAGGAAGTATGACTATCCACTCGCCTTGGCCTACTCGCTTCTGTTCTATGAGGCCCAACGCTCTGGCAAGTTACCGGAAGATTCTCGCATCCCCTGGAGGGGTGACTCAGCCCTAGGGGACGGGCAAGATGAGGGACTGGACTTGACTGGAGGATGGTATGACG CCGGAGACAACGTTAAATTTGGCTTCCCAATGGCGTCATCAACGACGGTGCTTCTTTGGGGCCTTCTACAATGGCCTGACGCATACGAAGCTACGGGTCAACTGGAACATATGTATGACAATGTGAAATGGCCTCTTGATTACTTGATCAAATGTCACACAGCTCCGGATGAGCTATATGTACAG GTTGGTGACGCAGAACTGGATCATCAGTACTGGGGCCGACCTGAGGATATGTACATGGAAAGGCCAAGTTTTAAAATTAACGCTACCTATCCTGGATCTGACGTAGCCGCTGAAACAGCCGCTGCTATGGCGGCAGGTTCAATCGCCTTCAGGAAGAGAG ATCCCGCCTATGCCGACCTGCTGCTGGCTCATGCTGAGGAACTGTACAAATTCGCCAACAAGCATAGAGGCTTATACACAGATAGTGTCCCTGAGGCCAGCATCTTTTACGA GTCTAGTCACTATTTTGATGAGATAGCGTGGGCCGCCTGCTGGCTCTACAAGGCCACGTGGAAAGAGAAATACCTGACGGAAGCGGTGGATCTGTATCCTGCTGCCGTAAACGTTCTTCCCTGGGCATTTTCCTGGGATGACAAAAGGATCGGCGTCGAG GCTCTGCTTTGGAATCTCACCCAAGATCCCAAGTACCAATATGACATGGAATATGCTCTGAGAAAATGGCTGCCTGGGGGTGGTTGGAACTACACGACGAAAGGCCTGGCCTACCTCCACCGCTGGGGTAGTCTGCGGTATGCAG aGAATGGCGCGTTTATAGCCCTGATGGTGGCTGACTACGGGCTGTCCCCGGATACGTACCGGCCCTGGGCCATGGCCGAGATGCACTATGCACTGGGAGACTCTGGCCAAAGTTTTGTGGTCGGTTTTGGCGAAAATAGCCCTAAAAATCCCCACCACAGGGCAAG TTCGTGCCCCGATATGCCAGCTCCATGTGGATGGGAAACCTTCAACACAACGCGAGATAACCCTCAGCCGCTATGTGGCGCTCTTGTTGGAGGCCCGGATGAGAATGACTTCTACAAGGACGACCGGAAGGACTATGTCAGTAGTGAGGTTGCATGTGATTACAACGCGGGATATCAGTCCGCACTGGCAGGTAAGCTAGAGGGTGCCAGTTAG